The Natrinema caseinilyticum genomic sequence TTCAGCAAGAGCGACCTGTAGTGGACCACACAACTATGAACTTCGTCGATTACCTCGAGCTACACAGGCGTAGTAACCCCGCACAGACGGCAATTCGCTCGGATTCGGATAGTTGGACGTACGAGGAGCTACTCCACGACGTCCGCCGATTTGCGACCGTCCTTGGGCGGGACGAAATCTCGTCTGAAAGTCACGTCGCCGTGATGCTTCCGAACACCTACGAATTCGCCGTTGCACTGTTCGGGGCGCTGGCGCGCAATCACATGACCGGCTTGATAGACCCTCGAAGCAAGCACGGCGAATTGGAAGCGCTCCTCTCGCAGATGGAACCGGCTGCGGTCGTAACGACTGCAGAGAACGCGGGTTCGATCAGGGACATAGATCCGGACGTTACGATTTATTGTACCGAGGCGGTCGACGGCGCACACCTGGATTTCTGGGGGGAGATCGAGACTGCAAGCGGTGAATTCCGCGTTCCCGAAACGCTCGGCGAACGGGAAGCGCTCATGTTGCATACCAGCGGCTCTACCGGCCAACCGAAAGCGGTCGTTCATACGCACGATAGTTTCATCGCCGTAAGCGACCTCGCGACGATCTCGTACGAACTCCATTCGGACACTACCTACCTGGCTGCTCTCCCGTTGTACCACTGCTGGGGACTCATGAATCTGGGTGCGACGTTGAAAATCGGCGGCGAAGTGGTCCTCTTGGACCGGTGGAACCCCGAAGTGGCGATGAAGCGAATCGACGAACACGAGATCGATTTCTTCTCCGGCGTCCCGACGATGTACAAAGACTTGATGGCGTCCGCAGCGTCCGACGCCTGGAACCCGGCGTCACTCGAGGTCGCGATCACCGGCGGGGCTCGCGTCCCGTCGGATCTCATTCCGGACGCGGAGGCGCTTCTCGAGTGTCCGGTCCTCAACGGATGGGGGATGACCGAGACCTTCGCCGCTGGCGTCTGGGAAGAACCGTCCGTGGAGCGTCGGATCCCGAGCGTCGGAACGTCGAGCGATCGGCTGTTCGAGGTCAAAGTCGTCGACCAGGAAGACGGGACGGAACTGCCCCGCGGTGAAGTCGGGGAACTCCTCGTCAGAGGTGACGCGGTAATGAAGCGGTATCTCGGACAACCGACCGAGACGACCGACGTCTTTTCGGGCGAGTGGCTACACACGGGCGATATCGCACGTATCGACCGGGACGGGTACGTCTATCTTCAAGACCGCGAAAAATACATGATCATCACCGGCGGCGAAAACATCTATCCTCAGGAGGTCGAAGACGTAATCGAGGAACTCGATGGCGTCCAGAACGCGGTCGTTGTCGCGAAACCCGACGAGCGGAAGGGCGAGAAACCGGTCGCGTTCGTGGAACGAAAAGGGCGCTCCGAGATAACGGCGGACGAAATCAAAACGCACTGCCTCGACCACCTCGCGGCGTACAAACACCCTCGAACCGTCACGTTCATCGATGACCCGCCGCGAAATTCCGTCGGCAAGATCCAGCGAAGCGAACTCGAGGAACAGGCAGTCGAGTAGTCGGCCCAGCGTACCGGACGGCGGGTCGCGTGGTTCACCCCGCCCGTCGGGGCTGGAACGGGAGACGCCACAGACAGCCGACTCGCTGGGATCATCCCAGGACGGCAACCAGTTTCGATACACGCGTTTCGACCCGGTTTCGATCGCACCGACGCTCGCGAACCGTCAGACCGCCGTGTAGAGTTCTTTCGACTCGGCTTCGAATTCGCTTTTCCCGTCCTGCAGGAGTTCCACCAATTCGGTCTCGATCATTTCGTCGGTCATCTTGTATTTCGGGCCGCTGATCCCGAAGGTCCCGAAGAGAGAGCCATCTGGCTCCAGGATCGGTACCGCGACGGCTCGCATTCCCTCGATGCACTCCTGATAGCTCACGGCGTAGCCCCCTTCCCTGATCGTCTCGAGTTCGTCGAACAAGCGTCGTTCCGATGTGATCGAGTTCTCGGTCCGGCGGGGCATCCCCCATTGATCGATGATCTCTTCTACTCGTTCTCGAGGCAGGTGAGCGAGGATCGCCTTCCCCTGGGCGGTGTTCGTCATGTGGAAATACTCGGCAACCGTAAACTGTGGATTCTGGATCCCGTTGATCGCGAGATGAACGGTCAGAATCCGACCGTTTTGCTCGACACAAAAATCGACGTATTCATCGCATTTGCCCGCCATTTCCTTCACGTACTGTTCCGCGAGCTCGTACGCCTCGTTGCGGCGTTTCGTGTATTCGCCGAGGAAGAGGAATTTAAAATCGAGGTGGTAGATCTCTCCCCGCTTCGTCACGTACCCGTTTTGTTTGAGCGTGTTCAGGTGACTAAAGATCGTGCTTCGAGCGAGATCGAACTCGTCTGCGAGTTCCGCCATCGTCGCTCCGTCCCTGCGCTGAATTTCCTCTATGAGTCGAAGCGAGGTCTGTGTCGCCTGCACCAGATTTGTGTCCGTTGGTGGCATAGCACAATGATGTCTCCGATAGCTTATAAAAGTTTTCCAGAACCGAACTGTAATGATCCGTTCTCCGACGACGTCCCATCGTCAGACCCGCGGCGAAAATTTGCCGGAACTCGAGACGGGTGCTATCCTCGCGTTTGGTATTGGTTGGCACGAAAATCCACAGTCACGACGACTCGCCGTTTTACCGGGATGCCGATGGACCGCTCACTCGGATTCACATCCATAGGATTGTAAAATCTCGCCAGGGAATTTACAACCGTATTGATGTAACGCAAATCACGGCCGCCCATATAATAGTTTCCGAGAGTCGAACGATCGATCGTCGTCTCGAGTGGCACCTTCTGGACCTGCGTCGGAACCGGGACGCGTTCGGAGAGTCGGAGTTTCTGGCCGCCGAGCGAGCCGACGGGTTCCCGAGAAAAGCCCTGACGAAATGCCAAGCCGTGACCGCGACGCGGCTGATCTCCGCTTCGGCTGGCGGGTCCGACCCAGATGCCCTGACTCGGGGTCTCCCAAAAGTATAATTAGGTAAGGGCCGATTCGGCACCTATGCGTCGAGATTGGATGACGGCGGATAGATATCGCTCCGGAACCATCGCTTTCCCTGACGGTGTCGGAGTATGAACGTTGGAATAAACGTAAGCGACCTCAAATACGATCTGATGCGTGACTACGCGGTACGGGCAGAAGAAAAGGGACTCGACTCGGTCTGGGTGGGCGAGACGTGGGGATGGGAGGCGTTTACACTGCTCGGCGAACTGTCGCAGCTCACGAACGAAATTACACTCGGGACGGGTATCGTCCCCGTTTATACGCGTTCACCGGCGCTGCTCGGGCAAGCGGCTGCGACCGCGGCTGAAGCGTCGGACGGTCGTTTCGTCCTGGGACTGGGGACGAGCGGTCCCGCGGTTATCGAAAACTGGCACGGAGACGATTTCGAACGGCCGATCGGTTACACGGCCGAAACGATCGACGTCGTCGAGCAGGTCCTCTCGGGCGAGACCGTTTCGCACGACGGGACCTCGTTCCAGCTGGACGGGTTTCGATTCCGGGCGGAACAAGAGACGGACGGGATACCCGTCTACGTCGGTGCCCTCGGGGCGTCGAACGTCAGAATGAGTGGCGCCCTCGCCGACGGTTGGATGCCGATTTTCGTCCCGCGCCCCCGTATCGAGGCCCTCTACGAAGAATTCGCCGAGAGTGCAACACAGCGAGGTAGGGACCCTGAAACCCTCTCGGTCGCACCGAACACCGTCGCGGCCATCAGCGAGGACGGTACCAGAGCGCGACAGGCAGTCAGACATCACATTGCCTTCTACGTCGGTGCGATGGGTGACTTCTACCACCGCACCCTCTCGGAGGCCGGTTTCGAGCGAAACGCAGACGCGATTCGAGAGGCCTGGCAGGAAAGCGGCCCCGAGGCGGCCGCCGAAACGATCAGCGACAGCGTTATTGACGAGACTACTATCGCCGGAACACCGCGTCAGGCCCACGAACAACTCGACTCATTCGCCGAGACACCGGCGGACGAGATCCACTTGTTCTTCCCGCGCGCGGCGGGGACGGACCTCATGGAATCGACGATCGACCACCTCGCCGAGTACTGACCTCTCGTCCCTCTTCGTTCGCGCTCGCGAGCGTGTCGTGACGACTCGTCGTCTTTCGATGACCCGTCGACGGACGGGTTTCGAGGTCACCGAGACAGGGTTTTCACGCCGAGCGGACCGGAGCGAACGGAGACGGTGCCTCGAGCGGAACCGGGCTGCAGCCTACTTCGACCGGCGATGGTGACACCGCCGGCGGCGTCTCGAAAGTCGCCTCGTCAGTCGAACGTCGAATCGCCTATCACTTCCCGCATCACTTCGTTCGTCCCTTCGTAGATCTGGGGGATCTTCGAGAACCGGAAGTACGTTTCCACCCGGTATTCGTCGAAACACCCGTAGCCGCCGTGAAGTTGCACCGCTTCGCTGGATACCTCCTCGAGTAGCGTCGTCGCGACGAGTTTTGCCATCGCGGCACGCTCG encodes the following:
- a CDS encoding class I adenylate-forming enzyme family protein, producing MNFVDYLELHRRSNPAQTAIRSDSDSWTYEELLHDVRRFATVLGRDEISSESHVAVMLPNTYEFAVALFGALARNHMTGLIDPRSKHGELEALLSQMEPAAVVTTAENAGSIRDIDPDVTIYCTEAVDGAHLDFWGEIETASGEFRVPETLGEREALMLHTSGSTGQPKAVVHTHDSFIAVSDLATISYELHSDTTYLAALPLYHCWGLMNLGATLKIGGEVVLLDRWNPEVAMKRIDEHEIDFFSGVPTMYKDLMASAASDAWNPASLEVAITGGARVPSDLIPDAEALLECPVLNGWGMTETFAAGVWEEPSVERRIPSVGTSSDRLFEVKVVDQEDGTELPRGEVGELLVRGDAVMKRYLGQPTETTDVFSGEWLHTGDIARIDRDGYVYLQDREKYMIITGGENIYPQEVEDVIEELDGVQNAVVVAKPDERKGEKPVAFVERKGRSEITADEIKTHCLDHLAAYKHPRTVTFIDDPPRNSVGKIQRSELEEQAVE
- a CDS encoding IclR family transcriptional regulator, which gives rise to MPPTDTNLVQATQTSLRLIEEIQRRDGATMAELADEFDLARSTIFSHLNTLKQNGYVTKRGEIYHLDFKFLFLGEYTKRRNEAYELAEQYVKEMAGKCDEYVDFCVEQNGRILTVHLAINGIQNPQFTVAEYFHMTNTAQGKAILAHLPRERVEEIIDQWGMPRRTENSITSERRLFDELETIREGGYAVSYQECIEGMRAVAVPILEPDGSLFGTFGISGPKYKMTDEMIETELVELLQDGKSEFEAESKELYTAV
- a CDS encoding LLM class flavin-dependent oxidoreductase, giving the protein MNVGINVSDLKYDLMRDYAVRAEEKGLDSVWVGETWGWEAFTLLGELSQLTNEITLGTGIVPVYTRSPALLGQAAATAAEASDGRFVLGLGTSGPAVIENWHGDDFERPIGYTAETIDVVEQVLSGETVSHDGTSFQLDGFRFRAEQETDGIPVYVGALGASNVRMSGALADGWMPIFVPRPRIEALYEEFAESATQRGRDPETLSVAPNTVAAISEDGTRARQAVRHHIAFYVGAMGDFYHRTLSEAGFERNADAIREAWQESGPEAAAETISDSVIDETTIAGTPRQAHEQLDSFAETPADEIHLFFPRAAGTDLMESTIDHLAEY